GGCCTTCATTCCCACAGGGATTTTGGGCTTCGCCTTATATAAAATCATTAAAGGGTATCTCCTCGGATCGAATTCCGTGGTGCTCTGGTCCATGTTGCTTGGCGGTGTATTTCTAATTGCCTTTGAACTCTGGTACCGCGGGAAAGAAGGCTCTGCTTCTGAGCTTACTGGTATTTCTTACAAACAATCTTTTCTCATCGGCCTTTTTCAGGCAATTGCTGTGATCCCGGGTGTTTCCCGGGCAGGGGCTACGATTATCGGCGGACTGATCCTGGGATTGAGGCGGGAAGTGATCGTCGAGTTTTCATTTCTCCTTGCAGTTCCCACGATGCTGGCGGCAACGGGATACGATCTGTTAAAGAACGCCTCCCGATTTTCCTTGGATCAGCTTCATTTTTTGGCGGTAGGCTTTGTTTTTTCGTTTGTTGTCGCGCTGCTGAGTATCAAATTTTTGCTCCATTTCATCAGGACACATACCTTCATTCCTTTCGGCATTTATCGCATCATACTTGCTTTATCATGGCTTATATTCCTTTGGGCTTCTAAGTGAAAGCCCTCCGCACAGCTTTTACCCCCCCTGCTGGGGGCCTATTCCAGGGCAATTCTGATTCCTGACCCCGTTCCCCCCGAGTAGTTGCGATTTCTTTAACTTTTGGTGATGTCCCTGTGGACGATGGTGACCAGATAATTCTTATCCGAAAAATAGGCCCCCAGTTGATTCGCCATGACGACGGAGCGATGCCTGCCACCGGTGCATCCGAGGGCGATATTGAGCCTTGACTTCCCCTCTTTTTCATAGAGGGGTATGAGAAACGTCATTAACTTGAATAATTTTTGAATGAATACCTTGCTTTCCTCGAATCCTAAGACATAGTCACAGACATCGGGGTTATGGCCATCGTAATGCTTTAACTCTTCCACAAAATGGGGGTTGGGAAGAAAGCGGACATCCAGCACAATATCCGCATCGGCGGGTAGTCCATATCGGTACCCAAACGATGTTACGTGAATAACCAGCCTCCTTTCCCACGAGGAAGGGATAAAATATCTCTGAACGGCATCCTTTAATTGGTGCACATTGCAGGATGTAGTATCAATGACTTTATCGGCCATTTGTTTCAGAGGGGATAGTTTCTTCCTTTCGATGATGATGCCCTCCATAATGGAACCCTTTACGGATAAGGGATGAACCCTTCTCGTCTCACTGAAACGATGCAGCAGGGCCTCATCAGTGGCGTCAAGAAAGAGTATCTCAATCCTGTATCCCTTTTCCTTCAGCCGGGCAAATATTTTTTCATATTTTTGCAGAAAGCTTTTTTCCCTCAAGTCCATGACCATGGCGACTTTTGAAATATCCGGATCATGGGACCGAACCTCAAGGAACCTGGGAAGTAAAACAACAGGCAGATTATCAACGCAAAAAAAGCCGATATCTTCCAGTGCCCGGAGCGCCGTACTCTTACCGGAACCGGAAAGCCCGGTGAT
This is a stretch of genomic DNA from Syntrophales bacterium. It encodes these proteins:
- a CDS encoding undecaprenyl-diphosphate phosphatase, with product MDFLTAVVLGIVEGISEFLPISSTGHLILTSHLLGLTPTEFLKSFEIAIQGGAILSVLVLYWRKLLVDFEVMKRICVAFIPTGILGFALYKIIKGYLLGSNSVVLWSMLLGGVFLIAFELWYRGKEGSASELTGISYKQSFLIGLFQAIAVIPGVSRAGATIIGGLILGLRREVIVEFSFLLAVPTMLAATGYDLLKNASRFSLDQLHFLAVGFVFSFVVALLSIKFLLHFIRTHTFIPFGIYRIILALSWLIFLWASK
- the rapZ gene encoding RNase adapter RapZ, with amino-acid sequence MKKLRVVIITGLSGSGKSTALRALEDIGFFCVDNLPVVLLPRFLEVRSHDPDISKVAMVMDLREKSFLQKYEKIFARLKEKGYRIEILFLDATDEALLHRFSETRRVHPLSVKGSIMEGIIIERKKLSPLKQMADKVIDTTSCNVHQLKDAVQRYFIPSSWERRLVIHVTSFGYRYGLPADADIVLDVRFLPNPHFVEELKHYDGHNPDVCDYVLGFEESKVFIQKLFKLMTFLIPLYEKEGKSRLNIALGCTGGRHRSVVMANQLGAYFSDKNYLVTIVHRDITKS